In Treponema vincentii, a single window of DNA contains:
- a CDS encoding PTS sugar transporter subunit IIA, whose translation MNLKTVLTPETVNLHLKGTSKEEIIDELLEMLVQAGKVKDKAVARACVLDRERKMSTGMKHGIAIPHGKTDSVNDLVACIGISDHPVDFDSLDQEPCRIFIMTLSPIDKTGSHLQFLAEVSLLFKSAEKRQEILNATDKSDIIRILTE comes from the coding sequence ATGAACTTGAAAACCGTTTTGACACCTGAAACTGTCAATCTCCATTTAAAAGGAACCTCTAAAGAGGAAATTATTGATGAATTACTTGAAATGCTTGTTCAGGCAGGAAAAGTAAAAGATAAAGCCGTCGCCCGCGCTTGCGTATTAGATCGTGAACGAAAAATGTCTACGGGAATGAAGCATGGTATTGCAATCCCGCACGGAAAGACCGATTCGGTTAACGATCTCGTTGCCTGTATCGGCATTTCGGATCATCCGGTCGATTTCGATTCACTGGATCAAGAGCCATGCCGTATTTTTATTATGACACTTTCACCGATTGACAAAACAGGATCGCACTTGCAGTTCTTGGCAGAAGTCAGTCTGCTGTTCAAGAGTGCCGAAAAACGGCAAGAAATATTGAATGCAACTGACAAGTCCGATATTATCCGTATCTTGACCGAATAG
- the galE gene encoding UDP-glucose 4-epimerase GalE, with protein sequence MRVLVIGGAGYIGSHVVKAMLEAGHSVTVFDNLSTGQLCNIFPGTEFIAGDTRHSDDIDAAFARGFDGAVYLAAFKAVGESMVTPEKYSINNISATMNILNAAVKHGCLRFVFSSSAAVYGSPEYLPIDEKHPKNPESYYGFTKLKTEEFLQWYDRLKGFKFASLRYFNAAGYDPEGAVKGLERNPQNLLPIIMEVAAGMRKELQIFGNDYPTRDGTCIRDYVHVSDLAKAHTDALHYIDKTDNSLIVNLGSEVGITVSEMLTSARSITGKAIPARFVGRRAGDPAELYATSQHARETIGWNPKYSDIKTLIESTWNMYKNL encoded by the coding sequence ATGCGTGTATTGGTTATCGGTGGAGCCGGATATATCGGCAGCCACGTAGTTAAAGCGATGCTGGAAGCCGGGCATTCAGTTACGGTATTCGACAATTTATCGACGGGACAATTATGCAATATTTTCCCGGGTACGGAATTTATTGCAGGAGATACCCGACACAGTGACGATATTGATGCAGCTTTTGCCCGCGGATTTGACGGGGCTGTATACTTAGCTGCATTTAAAGCGGTGGGGGAATCGATGGTTACCCCTGAAAAATACTCCATCAATAATATTTCGGCAACGATGAACATTTTAAATGCCGCGGTTAAGCATGGGTGCCTCCGCTTTGTGTTTTCGTCATCGGCAGCCGTCTACGGCTCGCCGGAATATCTACCAATTGACGAAAAGCATCCGAAAAATCCTGAAAGTTATTATGGGTTTACCAAGCTCAAAACCGAAGAGTTTTTGCAGTGGTATGACCGGCTCAAGGGGTTCAAGTTTGCATCGTTGCGGTACTTTAATGCCGCAGGCTATGATCCGGAGGGTGCTGTTAAGGGGCTTGAGCGGAATCCGCAAAACCTTTTGCCGATTATTATGGAGGTCGCTGCCGGTATGCGGAAAGAACTTCAGATTTTCGGCAATGATTATCCTACACGCGACGGCACTTGTATCCGTGATTATGTACATGTCAGTGACCTTGCGAAAGCGCATACCGACGCGCTGCACTATATCGATAAAACCGACAACAGCCTTATCGTCAATCTCGGCAGCGAAGTTGGCATTACTGTCAGCGAAATGCTTACCTCAGCGCGCTCTATTACCGGAAAGGCAATACCCGCACGCTTTGTCGGCCGCCGTGCCGGAGACCCCGCCGAGCTTTATGCAACATCTCAGCATGCCCGCGAAACGATAGGCTGGAATCCGAAATACTCCGATATCAAAACATTGATTGAATCAACTTGGAATATGTATAAAAATCTTTAA
- a CDS encoding 4-alpha-glucanotransferase: protein MKCSPLNQALCGAAVPVSALYSQKSCGVGEFSDLIPFADFCKKVGLRIIQLLPVNDTGTDSSPYNALSAFALHPLYICLDDIPEAHSFKAEIKKICTAFRPHTPAEHFRYRDILHEKNVLLHAVFNKAESQIIADSQTGELAEWIKANPWIIEYAVFKNIKRQNYHASWKDWKECADMRSPSTAKITAAWNDSVLKREHLFYAWVQMHLHKQLLKAIAYCADNGISVKGDIPILMNEDSVEVWAHPEYFRGDLRAGSPPDGDNPTGQNWGFPIYNWVNLKVTGYRWWKERLAHASQYYHAYRLDHILGFFRIWAIPEGETTGLLGKPIPYAEITMKDLRKAGFSQERIRWMAEPHINTDIVQTAVNGDYLYAHGLLYKVADRVGTEELWLFKDEIQSEVDIRRCGLPPEVETALRQKWTDRMLVKAGKDLRGTVVYTAAYLYRNTTAWGTLSEDEQRRFSLLVEEKETEQNKLWAVQAEDILSELCASVDMQPCAEDLGSKPAALPEILGKLHILSLRVFRWEREWKKDGAPFIPLCDYPQEAVAVTSVHDSSTLREWWEEELSYADMLSFFNALRIDGNIRRALCPIDGKKPTYTADLAAALLSALVKVPSVFAIFPIQDWLGLMIDEIHTVKPQDERINIPGTVSDSNWTYRLSFPIETLSKDKELIKRLRSITALRNPPKKNL from the coding sequence ATGAAATGTTCACCGCTTAATCAGGCTTTATGCGGGGCTGCCGTACCGGTTTCCGCTTTGTACAGTCAAAAAAGTTGCGGCGTCGGCGAATTTTCCGACCTCATTCCTTTTGCAGACTTTTGCAAAAAAGTAGGACTGCGCATTATTCAACTTTTACCCGTCAATGATACAGGCACCGACAGTTCCCCATATAATGCTCTTTCGGCTTTTGCATTGCATCCGCTCTACATCTGCTTGGATGATATACCGGAAGCACATAGCTTCAAGGCTGAGATTAAAAAAATATGCACTGCCTTTAGACCGCACACTCCGGCGGAGCATTTTCGGTACCGGGATATACTTCACGAAAAAAATGTACTGCTGCATGCTGTATTTAATAAGGCTGAATCACAGATTATTGCGGATTCTCAGACCGGTGAGCTTGCGGAATGGATAAAGGCAAATCCGTGGATAATCGAATATGCAGTGTTTAAAAATATCAAGAGGCAAAACTATCACGCTTCGTGGAAGGACTGGAAAGAATGTGCCGATATGCGTTCTCCTTCAACGGCGAAAATCACTGCTGCATGGAACGATTCTGTCTTGAAACGAGAACATCTGTTCTATGCGTGGGTACAAATGCATCTGCATAAACAATTGTTAAAAGCCATTGCCTATTGTGCCGATAACGGGATTTCGGTAAAAGGCGATATTCCGATTTTGATGAACGAAGATTCCGTAGAGGTGTGGGCACATCCCGAATATTTCCGCGGTGATCTCCGTGCGGGCAGTCCTCCTGATGGGGATAATCCTACGGGACAAAATTGGGGGTTCCCCATTTATAACTGGGTAAATTTGAAAGTAACCGGCTACCGTTGGTGGAAGGAACGGCTCGCCCATGCATCGCAGTATTATCATGCGTACCGGCTTGATCATATCTTAGGTTTTTTTAGAATTTGGGCTATTCCCGAAGGGGAAACAACAGGGCTTTTGGGAAAACCCATCCCTTATGCGGAAATTACAATGAAAGATTTAAGAAAAGCAGGTTTTTCCCAAGAACGTATTCGATGGATGGCAGAGCCGCATATCAATACCGATATCGTTCAAACTGCGGTGAACGGCGACTATTTGTATGCGCATGGGTTATTGTATAAAGTTGCCGATAGAGTCGGTACGGAAGAGCTCTGGCTTTTTAAAGATGAAATACAAAGCGAAGTGGATATACGTCGTTGCGGGCTGCCGCCGGAAGTAGAAACAGCTTTGCGGCAAAAATGGACTGACCGTATGCTTGTAAAAGCCGGAAAAGACTTACGGGGAACAGTTGTGTATACTGCGGCATATCTATACCGGAATACAACCGCATGGGGAACGCTATCGGAGGACGAACAAAGACGATTTTCATTGTTGGTCGAAGAGAAAGAAACAGAGCAAAACAAACTGTGGGCAGTGCAGGCAGAAGATATTTTGTCGGAATTATGTGCTTCCGTCGATATGCAGCCATGCGCCGAAGATTTGGGCTCGAAACCTGCGGCATTGCCGGAAATTCTGGGAAAATTACATATTTTGAGCCTGCGGGTATTCCGCTGGGAACGTGAATGGAAAAAGGACGGTGCTCCTTTTATTCCGCTGTGCGACTATCCTCAAGAAGCGGTTGCGGTAACTTCCGTGCATGATTCTTCGACACTGCGGGAATGGTGGGAGGAAGAATTGTCTTATGCAGATATGCTTTCGTTCTTTAATGCTCTGCGTATTGATGGTAATATACGGAGAGCCCTGTGTCCTATCGACGGGAAAAAGCCGACCTATACGGCGGACTTAGCTGCAGCCTTATTGAGCGCTTTAGTCAAAGTTCCGTCGGTTTTCGCTATCTTTCCCATACAAGATTGGTTGGGACTCATGATTGATGAAATACATACGGTCAAGCCGCAGGATGAGCGGATTAACATCCCCGGTACGGTCAGTGATTCGAACTGGACATACCGACTGTCGTTTCCGATAGAAACTTTAAGCAAGGATAAAGAATTGATAAAACGATTGCGGAGTATAACGGCATTACGGAATCCGCCGAAGAAAAACCTCTAA
- a CDS encoding fructose-bisphosphatase class III — MKNVPAETLRHNIKYLDLLSRSFPNVTTAVEEVVNLKAILNLPKGTEHFLTDIHGEAEAFNHVMQNASGAIRRKVSEELSSTVSIDDLEELTTLIYYPKEKLELIKAEKKANITNWYELTIYRLVRVARATASKYTRSKVRKLLPKSFAYIMEELLQEDEHRFNKKDYYSEIIKSLVEYGRADLFIIELSEVIKKNAPSITCILSAIFLTAARPRIR; from the coding sequence ATGAAAAACGTACCGGCAGAAACTCTCCGACACAATATAAAGTATTTGGATTTACTCTCCCGCTCATTTCCCAATGTTACTACCGCAGTGGAAGAAGTGGTCAATCTAAAAGCCATCCTGAATTTACCGAAAGGCACCGAACATTTTTTGACGGATATTCACGGGGAAGCGGAAGCGTTTAATCATGTGATGCAAAATGCGTCGGGCGCTATCCGGCGGAAAGTATCCGAGGAACTCAGCTCAACGGTCAGTATTGACGATTTGGAAGAACTCACCACGCTCATCTACTACCCTAAGGAAAAACTCGAACTAATCAAAGCGGAAAAAAAGGCCAATATTACAAACTGGTACGAATTAACTATTTATCGGCTGGTACGGGTGGCACGGGCAACAGCGTCAAAGTATACACGATCAAAGGTGAGGAAACTGCTACCGAAAAGTTTTGCTTACATAATGGAAGAGCTGCTGCAGGAGGATGAACACCGCTTTAACAAGAAGGATTATTACAGCGAAATTATCAAAAGCCTTGTGGAATACGGACGTGCGGATTTATTCATCATCGAGCTGTCCGAAGTGATAAAAAAAAATGCACCATCGATCACCTGCATATTATCGGCGATATTTTTGACCGCGGCCCGTCCCCGCATAAGGTGA
- a CDS encoding fructose-bisphosphatase class III, producing the protein MFDRGPSPHKVMDTLMAQNSLDIQWGNHDILWMGAAAAGCRACVATAIRIALRYSNIDSIEDGYGISLLPLVSFAQHVYKDDPCIRFMPKVNEKKPFDVDAELLAKMHKAISIIQFKLEENIIEQHPSYNMEHRRILRTLNPAAGTIEIEGKTYTLNDTSFPTIDPAHQTALTDEEQYLIDTLTNTFMASEKLKQHVRFLYAKGSMYRRYNDNLLFHACLLLNEDGSFKEKEIDGAVYYGKSLMDKYDQMAREAYFSGQNADFLWFLWCNQDSTLFGKTKMTTFERYFIDDKATHKEPSSPYYKLMERDDGTLAARILKEFGLSGNAHIVNGHTPVKVVKGESPIKAGGKLLVIDGGFSKAYQKTTGIAGYTLTYNSYGMTLISHHPFESVDKVLREGFDIESTKEVIETLVERKRVADTDTGADMKEKIQNLEMLISAYNKGILKQQD; encoded by the coding sequence ATTTTTGACCGCGGCCCGTCCCCGCATAAGGTGATGGATACGCTGATGGCGCAGAACAGTCTTGATATCCAGTGGGGCAACCACGATATCCTCTGGATGGGGGCCGCCGCTGCGGGATGCCGTGCATGTGTTGCAACAGCGATACGGATTGCACTCCGCTATTCCAATATCGATTCCATTGAGGACGGATACGGAATTAGCCTCTTGCCGCTGGTGAGTTTTGCACAACACGTGTATAAGGATGATCCGTGTATACGGTTTATGCCGAAAGTAAACGAGAAAAAGCCCTTCGATGTCGATGCGGAACTGCTGGCAAAAATGCATAAGGCAATCAGTATCATTCAATTCAAACTTGAAGAAAACATCATCGAGCAGCATCCTTCGTATAATATGGAACACCGGAGGATACTGCGTACCCTTAATCCTGCGGCGGGCACCATTGAAATTGAAGGAAAAACCTACACGCTGAACGACACCTCGTTCCCGACCATCGATCCCGCGCACCAAACAGCGCTTACCGACGAAGAACAATACCTCATCGATACACTGACCAATACGTTCATGGCAAGCGAAAAACTCAAGCAGCATGTCAGATTCTTGTATGCAAAGGGGAGCATGTACCGACGCTATAACGATAACCTGCTCTTCCATGCGTGCCTGTTGCTGAACGAGGACGGCAGCTTTAAGGAGAAAGAGATAGACGGCGCCGTATATTACGGCAAAAGCCTGATGGATAAATACGACCAGATGGCGCGGGAAGCCTACTTTTCCGGGCAAAATGCGGATTTTCTGTGGTTCTTATGGTGCAATCAGGATTCGACGCTGTTCGGTAAGACGAAGATGACCACCTTTGAGCGCTACTTTATCGATGATAAGGCAACGCATAAGGAGCCGTCCTCGCCGTACTATAAGCTGATGGAACGGGATGACGGAACACTTGCCGCACGGATTCTCAAGGAGTTCGGACTAAGCGGCAACGCTCATATCGTTAACGGGCATACACCGGTCAAAGTTGTAAAAGGCGAAAGTCCGATTAAAGCGGGCGGCAAGCTCTTGGTCATCGACGGCGGATTTTCAAAAGCCTACCAAAAGACCACCGGTATTGCAGGCTATACGCTTACCTATAACTCTTATGGGATGACGCTGATAAGCCACCACCCGTTTGAGTCCGTTGACAAAGTTTTACGCGAAGGCTTCGACATTGAATCGACCAAAGAGGTAATCGAAACTTTAGTTGAACGAAAGCGGGTTGCAGATACCGACACCGGCGCCGATATGAAGGAAAAAATCCAAAATTTGGAAATGCTGATCAGCGCCTACAACAAGGGCATTTTAAAACAGCAGGATTAA
- a CDS encoding xylulokinase: MQSGILCADIGTSSLKAAFITEAGTVLKFIRLLFPQPVQAVDWVQAFFAAWHILPADYTVEAICVSGNGPSFVAVPQNRRVPEANINSAGRVPKIHINVDRHLFSASLPPDDVMNGIIDAAKNDTLFLWNEPVSQGLTVSGQQGATIPAPQDGAASIPPTGLSLFLPRIAAFRAKYPDVFAGAAQLFSGPEYVSYLLTGAAVTSLPDPRYEAAYWSKEELFRFSEALHIDTERLAGLLPPFTAAGTVIGYFCGIPVIAGVPDFIAALIGTGTLTAGTACDRAGSSEGINVCISQPRRAEKTLLLPSVMPDLWNLSSVIPSSGAAFSDFLIAHGLRGNDYIAAMERIAAEPFVVSGAYPATFAGQGRTFVEALAFRIRHGCDLLEQASGFHPVYTLSGGQAHNAIWCQMKADMTGRTFALPAFADGELIGDAALAFYGLGRGDNLAAIAQRLIRIKRYYEPEPTAAQRYTEKYSRR, encoded by the coding sequence ATGCAAAGTGGTATTTTATGTGCCGATATCGGTACGTCGTCGCTAAAAGCAGCGTTTATTACCGAGGCCGGAACAGTACTCAAGTTTATACGCTTGCTGTTCCCTCAGCCTGTTCAGGCGGTAGACTGGGTGCAGGCCTTTTTTGCTGCATGGCATATCTTACCCGCTGATTATACGGTAGAAGCTATTTGTGTTTCCGGAAATGGTCCTTCGTTTGTTGCCGTACCTCAAAACCGCCGTGTGCCGGAAGCAAACATAAACTCTGCCGGACGCGTACCCAAGATACATATCAACGTTGACAGGCATTTATTCTCCGCGTCTCTCCCCCCCGATGATGTTATGAACGGTATTATTGATGCGGCAAAAAACGATACCCTGTTTTTATGGAATGAACCTGTGTCGCAAGGGCTTACCGTATCGGGGCAGCAGGGAGCTACTATACCGGCGCCGCAAGATGGAGCTGCATCTATCCCGCCGACGGGGCTGTCCCTTTTTTTGCCGCGGATTGCGGCTTTCCGTGCAAAGTATCCTGATGTATTCGCCGGCGCCGCGCAGCTTTTTTCCGGGCCGGAATATGTCTCTTACCTTTTAACCGGCGCGGCGGTAACCAGCCTCCCTGATCCGCGCTACGAGGCAGCATATTGGAGTAAAGAAGAGCTTTTCCGGTTTTCGGAAGCGCTGCATATCGATACGGAAAGACTAGCCGGTTTGCTGCCTCCTTTCACAGCCGCCGGTACGGTGATCGGATACTTTTGCGGTATTCCGGTTATCGCCGGTGTACCGGATTTTATCGCGGCGCTTATCGGGACGGGAACGCTGACGGCGGGTACCGCCTGCGACCGTGCCGGTTCAAGTGAGGGCATTAACGTTTGCATCTCGCAGCCGCGCCGCGCTGAAAAAACGCTGCTGCTGCCATCGGTTATGCCTGATTTGTGGAACCTTTCTTCCGTTATTCCATCATCCGGCGCAGCGTTTTCCGATTTTTTAATAGCGCACGGCTTACGCGGGAACGATTATATCGCCGCAATGGAGCGGATTGCCGCAGAACCGTTTGTGGTATCAGGTGCATATCCTGCGACCTTTGCGGGACAAGGGCGTACCTTTGTAGAGGCGCTTGCGTTCCGTATCCGGCACGGCTGTGATTTACTTGAACAGGCTTCCGGTTTTCATCCTGTGTATACCTTATCCGGCGGGCAGGCGCATAATGCTATCTGGTGCCAAATGAAGGCCGATATGACCGGCAGAACTTTCGCGCTTCCCGCTTTTGCCGACGGAGAGTTGATCGGTGATGCGGCGTTGGCATTCTACGGTCTCGGTAGGGGAGACAACCTTGCCGCTATCGCACAGCGGCTTATCCGCATCAAACGGTACTACGAACCGGAACCGACTGCTGCACAGCGGTATACGGAAAAGTATTCGCGTCGTTAA
- the prs gene encoding ribose-phosphate diphosphokinase, with product MTYSGSANLAILACPGGEHFADAVIKHLKHIYVEKLNRKIDKLIKRYNLQKERLIRDINFYNDLISSGLHENNEIEKIRVPRFKVNARFTYFTNGEFKTEILECIRGKNVFIFQDVENHYPLWVNEGKNQHVFSVNDHLMSMMVTIDAVRYAGAAHITLVVPVYPYSRQHKKKGREGLTASMLGHFYETLGVDQIITLDIHSREIENAFHTARIENLHASYQIMRELSKIENLADPNAEFVIVAPDSGAVDRNKFYSSGLKKPLAMIYKERDYSVVTQNAKQSNIVNINLLGDVTGKTAFLADDMLGTGGTLLKAMEFLKNKGAKKVIAAVSLPFFTGDATQLFDEAYQKGFFYRIIGTNAVYHEELLKKEWYISTDVSGLFAQTISRLHHNQSLSGLLDNRDIIERMLHTADSNAQHKTDNKQD from the coding sequence ATGACATACTCCGGTTCTGCGAATTTGGCAATTCTGGCGTGTCCGGGCGGCGAACATTTTGCCGATGCGGTAATTAAACACTTAAAACATATTTATGTAGAAAAACTTAATAGAAAGATAGACAAGTTAATAAAACGATATAATTTACAAAAAGAAAGACTTATCCGGGACATCAATTTTTATAACGACCTTATTTCTTCCGGATTACATGAAAATAACGAGATTGAAAAAATTCGCGTTCCCCGATTTAAAGTGAATGCTCGTTTTACCTATTTTACAAACGGTGAATTTAAGACTGAAATATTGGAATGTATCCGCGGTAAGAACGTATTTATTTTTCAAGATGTAGAAAACCATTATCCGCTTTGGGTGAATGAAGGTAAAAATCAGCATGTTTTTTCGGTAAATGATCATCTTATGTCGATGATGGTAACCATCGACGCCGTACGCTATGCCGGAGCTGCACATATTACACTGGTAGTTCCCGTCTATCCATATAGTCGGCAACATAAAAAGAAGGGGCGTGAAGGACTAACTGCTAGTATGTTAGGCCATTTTTACGAAACACTCGGCGTCGATCAAATCATTACACTGGATATCCATTCTCGTGAGATTGAGAATGCCTTTCATACGGCTCGTATCGAAAACCTCCATGCAAGTTATCAGATTATGCGCGAACTTTCAAAGATTGAAAATCTTGCTGATCCCAATGCAGAGTTTGTTATTGTTGCTCCCGATAGCGGTGCGGTAGATCGGAATAAATTTTATTCCAGCGGCCTAAAAAAACCGCTTGCGATGATTTATAAAGAGCGGGACTATTCCGTCGTTACGCAAAATGCAAAGCAATCCAATATTGTCAATATTAACTTATTAGGGGATGTGACCGGCAAAACCGCCTTCCTTGCTGATGATATGCTCGGTACAGGCGGAACCTTATTAAAGGCGATGGAGTTCCTTAAAAACAAGGGCGCAAAAAAAGTTATTGCAGCTGTGAGTTTGCCGTTCTTCACCGGTGATGCAACCCAACTTTTTGATGAAGCCTATCAAAAAGGTTTTTTCTATCGCATCATCGGTACCAATGCAGTATATCATGAAGAGTTGCTCAAGAAAGAATGGTATATTTCAACTGATGTTTCAGGACTGTTTGCACAGACTATTTCGCGGCTGCATCATAATCAGTCTTTAAGCGGTCTATTGGATAATAGGGATATTATCGAACGGATGCTCCATACTGCGGATTCGAACGCGCAGCATAAGACGGATAATAAACAAGATTAA
- a CDS encoding methyl-accepting chemotaxis protein, producing the protein MQNRTDRNGLYVHKADGELVDAGGALKNYGSADATSQLQLASEVLPFRSSQSGQSAQSTRFTFGNHEAGVSAESEASITSWKAKNRSDMENRFTGNTQPDTKNSAFAEKQADLLERNTQLEQNLTELQRSYDSLEKKHADLQATYKTMQVTAEKERTGYHHSAAQMKEILSSVQQTAENHRSDSEAAKKLVETFKTGHQLFKTTHEHLQFIIQNVSKIQEMSEIIESIAEQTKMLSMNAAIEAAHAGDAGKGFAVVAEELSRLAAAALESSHDIGGTIKQVVTVITGIGTTSDELDQSFEKIHLQTDTIYTSLVDFSSMIEKTGDEAKTALMHFSTLE; encoded by the coding sequence GTGCAAAACAGGACGGATAGAAACGGCTTATATGTTCATAAAGCAGATGGGGAATTGGTGGATGCAGGTGGTGCTTTGAAAAACTACGGCTCGGCTGATGCCACATCACAGCTACAACTTGCTTCCGAGGTATTACCTTTCCGGTCGTCTCAATCGGGACAATCAGCACAGTCGACACGCTTCACGTTCGGCAACCATGAAGCAGGGGTATCTGCAGAATCCGAGGCATCGATAACATCGTGGAAAGCGAAAAACCGTAGCGATATGGAAAACCGCTTTACTGGTAATACGCAGCCCGATACAAAGAATAGTGCTTTTGCTGAAAAACAGGCAGATCTTCTTGAGCGAAATACACAGCTGGAACAAAATCTTACCGAACTCCAACGTAGCTATGATTCACTGGAAAAGAAACACGCCGATCTGCAGGCAACATATAAAACGATGCAAGTAACAGCCGAGAAAGAGCGTACCGGATACCACCATTCGGCCGCTCAGATGAAAGAAATTCTTTCTTCGGTACAACAAACCGCTGAAAATCACCGCAGCGATTCCGAAGCGGCAAAAAAACTAGTGGAAACATTTAAAACAGGGCATCAGCTGTTCAAAACAACCCATGAGCATTTGCAGTTTATTATCCAAAATGTTTCGAAAATCCAAGAAATGTCCGAAATTATAGAAAGTATTGCAGAACAAACAAAGATGCTGAGTATGAATGCGGCAATCGAAGCGGCACATGCCGGCGATGCCGGTAAAGGCTTTGCCGTTGTTGCCGAAGAGCTGAGCCGTCTCGCCGCTGCCGCGCTGGAAAGTTCACACGATATCGGCGGAACGATAAAACAAGTAGTAACCGTCATTACCGGCATTGGAACCACCAGTGATGAACTCGATCAATCTTTCGAAAAAATTCATTTGCAAACGGATACTATTTATACATCGCTAGTAGACTTTTCATCAATGATTGAAAAAACCGGCGACGAGGCAAAAACGGCTTTAATGCACTTTTCCACCTTAGAATAG
- a CDS encoding YdbC family protein, translating into MADEFSYEITQKYGVLSTSKSGWTMELNSVAWNGRSPKYDLRSWSPDHEKMGKGVTLTTEEVTALKALLDSMQL; encoded by the coding sequence ATGGCAGATGAATTCAGCTATGAAATTACACAAAAATATGGGGTTCTTTCTACTTCAAAAAGCGGATGGACAATGGAATTAAACTCAGTAGCATGGAATGGACGCAGCCCTAAATATGACCTTCGTAGTTGGTCTCCCGATCACGAAAAGATGGGCAAGGGGGTTACGCTCACTACAGAAGAGGTGACCGCACTCAAAGCATTATTGGATAGTATGCAGTTGTAA
- a CDS encoding type II toxin-antitoxin system HicA family toxin, translating into MTFKEIEKLIKKDGWYLQSTIGSHYHYVHDSKKGKVTIPFHGNKELSKYVVNSILKQAGLKE; encoded by the coding sequence ATGACATTTAAAGAAATAGAAAAGTTAATAAAAAAAGACGGCTGGTATTTACAATCTACAATAGGCTCTCATTATCATTATGTGCACGATTCTAAAAAAGGAAAAGTAACAATTCCATTTCATGGTAATAAAGAATTATCAAAATATGTTGTAAATAGTATTTTGAAGCAAGCAGGCTTAAAGGAGTAA
- a CDS encoding type II toxin-antitoxin system HicB family antitoxin has product MYIYPAFFYKDNDGYSVVFKDLELATGGSTLQEALLMAEEALTGRVYLMLQDGETLPAATEIGNITKPQDADFVTLIKTDKKYLIQDKSVRKNVTLPAWLAEAAENANLNFSQELQNALKQRLQIAL; this is encoded by the coding sequence ATGTATATATACCCTGCATTTTTCTATAAAGATAATGACGGTTATTCAGTTGTTTTCAAAGATTTAGAACTGGCGACCGGCGGCTCTACTTTACAAGAAGCCTTACTAATGGCTGAAGAAGCATTAACGGGAAGAGTGTATCTTATGCTGCAAGATGGTGAAACGTTACCGGCAGCTACGGAAATTGGAAATATAACAAAACCGCAAGATGCTGATTTCGTTACACTTATAAAAACCGATAAAAAATATTTGATACAAGACAAAAGTGTTCGTAAAAATGTAACACTACCTGCTTGGCTTGCAGAGGCAGCGGAAAATGCAAACCTCAATTTTTCACAGGAGCTGCAAAACGCATTAAAACAAAGGCTGCAAATAGCATTGTAA